The following proteins are encoded in a genomic region of Candidatus Eremiobacteraceae bacterium:
- a CDS encoding pitrilysin family protein, whose protein sequence is MSARRYNATPALHRLRNGLRVVTTPMPNAHTMSISFAVRAGSVYDPPRAPGLAHFIEHLVFKATDDYSRPQLAAAMQRCGNRFDPTTGKETITIAGTVPAGKVDDALRLVASVSQRPRFDRADVEIERQVVLEELRDWEDDPSKRIESLADRALWGSHPLGRDTGGTRSSVRVITRDQVRRFHNRYFHPRNSVLSMAGPMSHRDLLGAAREHFGGWQPSKGAAMPRRHPVDVIEPVFPQGRRSKVLRRSDTSQVWFSLSTTTPSYAQGYESVLRAQLAQVVIGDGDGSRLWDGLRERLGLAYEVYATLDFYVESGVMSALSAVGRGRAGTAVREMKRILDETADGFSREEFSRGRDALAAQIELSSDWNAANAGRYAELALFDQPLVTPAQELAMLNEVRVGEFNSFVKESIRWDTAAVCAIGGGPALAAVRD, encoded by the coding sequence ATGTCTGCCCGCCGCTACAACGCGACCCCAGCCCTCCACCGGCTGCGCAATGGTCTTCGCGTCGTCACCACCCCTATGCCGAATGCCCACACGATGAGCATCTCGTTCGCAGTGCGCGCGGGTTCGGTCTACGATCCGCCGCGCGCTCCCGGGCTCGCCCATTTCATCGAGCATCTTGTCTTCAAGGCCACCGACGACTACTCGCGCCCGCAGCTGGCCGCTGCGATGCAGCGCTGCGGCAACCGGTTCGACCCCACCACGGGCAAAGAGACGATCACGATCGCAGGAACGGTCCCGGCCGGGAAAGTCGACGATGCGCTTCGCTTGGTGGCGAGCGTGTCGCAGCGGCCGCGATTCGATCGCGCCGACGTCGAGATCGAACGCCAAGTCGTGCTCGAAGAGCTGCGCGATTGGGAGGACGATCCGAGCAAGCGCATCGAGTCTTTGGCCGATCGAGCATTGTGGGGATCGCATCCGCTTGGGAGAGACACGGGCGGAACCCGTTCGAGCGTGCGCGTCATCACGCGCGACCAGGTGCGCCGATTCCATAACCGCTATTTCCACCCGCGCAACTCCGTGCTGAGCATGGCCGGACCCATGTCGCATCGCGATCTGCTCGGCGCGGCGCGGGAGCACTTCGGTGGTTGGCAGCCTTCCAAAGGTGCAGCCATGCCGAGGCGCCACCCGGTGGACGTCATCGAGCCGGTTTTCCCGCAGGGCCGGCGGTCAAAAGTGCTGCGGCGGAGCGACACGTCGCAAGTCTGGTTCTCGCTTTCCACCACCACGCCGTCGTACGCGCAGGGTTACGAGTCGGTGCTTCGGGCGCAACTCGCTCAAGTGGTCATTGGCGACGGCGACGGCAGTCGTCTCTGGGACGGCTTGCGCGAGCGGCTTGGCCTAGCGTACGAGGTGTACGCGACGTTGGACTTCTACGTGGAGTCGGGCGTCATGAGCGCATTGTCGGCCGTCGGACGCGGCCGCGCCGGCACCGCCGTGCGTGAGATGAAGCGCATCCTCGACGAAACCGCGGACGGCTTCTCGCGGGAAGAGTTCTCGCGCGGCAGAGACGCGCTCGCGGCGCAGATCGAGCTAAGTTCGGATTGGAATGCCGCAAATGCCGGACGCTACGCGGAGCTCGCGTTGTTCGACCAGCCGCTCGTGACGCCGGCGCAAGAGCTGGCGATGCTGAACGAAGTCCGGGTCGGCGAATTCAATAGCTTCGTCAAAGAGAGCATCCGTTGGGATACCGCGGCCGTGTGCGCGATAGGCGGCGGCCCAGCGCTCGCCGCAGTCCGCGACTAA
- a CDS encoding cytidylate kinase-like family protein — protein sequence MIIAIGRELGSGGRDVGERVANGLQAELLDNQIVDLVAARIGAPASFVKARDENVEGFVDRLFRVITAAYPEAYGPDGLPDWSEERMVQLTASIIEEHARRVSLVVIGRGAPVLLKDRKDVFRVFVAGSLDGRIARLCRRTGIGRDDALREIKKSDQHRAAYMQTYYQNSWRDPGNYDLVVNTDRLGVEVAADIILHAARSPVA from the coding sequence ATGATCATCGCAATCGGGCGCGAGTTAGGTTCCGGAGGCCGCGATGTCGGGGAACGCGTCGCCAACGGATTGCAGGCTGAACTGCTCGACAATCAGATCGTCGACTTGGTGGCGGCGAGGATCGGCGCGCCGGCTTCATTTGTGAAAGCGCGCGACGAGAACGTCGAGGGTTTCGTCGACCGCCTCTTTCGCGTCATCACCGCGGCGTATCCCGAAGCATACGGACCCGACGGCTTACCCGATTGGTCCGAAGAGCGCATGGTCCAATTGACGGCGAGCATCATCGAAGAGCACGCGCGCCGAGTGTCGTTGGTGGTGATCGGCCGCGGCGCGCCGGTTCTCCTCAAAGATCGCAAAGACGTGTTCCGCGTTTTTGTCGCGGGTTCGCTCGACGGCCGGATCGCTCGGCTCTGCCGCCGCACGGGCATCGGCCGCGACGATGCGCTTCGCGAGATCAAGAAGTCGGACCAGCATAGGGCCGCCTACATGCAGACCTACTATCAGAACAGTTGGCGCGATCCGGGCAACTACGATCTCGTGGTGAACACGGATCGGCTGGGCGTCGAAGTGGCGGCGGACATCATCTTGCACGCAGCCCGCTCACCGGTGGCGTAA
- a CDS encoding chromate resistance protein ChrB domain-containing protein, with protein MRWVTRDRIKVDRVACPWLILRFIDAEADFVFVPAKEVDGFAQTTGALPFDVAGADIGHHGDRCSFDALLDKYELDDPALRRLALIVRGADTDARHLCPEARRVVRHGGRLQRTLAVRVSRRSRIAARGVSGLRRALRVVQA; from the coding sequence ATGCGCTGGGTTACTCGCGACCGGATCAAGGTCGATCGCGTGGCGTGTCCATGGCTCATCTTGCGCTTTATTGATGCAGAGGCCGATTTTGTGTTCGTGCCCGCAAAAGAGGTCGACGGTTTCGCGCAGACCACAGGCGCGTTGCCGTTCGATGTCGCCGGCGCCGACATCGGTCATCACGGTGACCGCTGTAGCTTCGACGCTTTGCTGGACAAGTACGAACTCGACGATCCCGCCTTGCGCAGGCTAGCGCTCATCGTGCGCGGCGCCGACACCGATGCGCGCCATCTGTGTCCGGAAGCCCGCCGGGTTGTACGCCATGGCGGCCGGCTTCAACGCACTCTCGCCGTCCGTGTATCGAGACGATCACGCATTGCTGCGCGTGGAGTTTCCGGTCTACGACGCGCTCTACGAGTGGTGCAAGCATGA